AAACGGCCCTCGCGCCGCGGCGCCAGGACGCGGAACTGCGCCAGCAGGCTCAGCATTTCGCCGGCGTCGGCGCCGGCGCGCAGGCAGCGCCAGTAGTCCGCGTAGCCCTCCCGCAAGGCAATGGCGAGGCGCCGCTCCAGCTCCGCGGCGCCGGACGGCGCCCACCAGGCAAGACCTGGGGCGCTGCTGTCTTCCAGACAGGCCAGTACCGCATCCGGGTCGCCGTCGCGGATCGCCCTTGCCAGCCGTGCGAGACCGCTCCCTTCGGAGAAGCGGAAGTTGCGCTCCAGGCGCACCGCGCAGTCCGGCAACGGCGCCCCGGCGGCGTCTTGGTCGGTGCCGCGGGCGGCGCCCTGGTCGGCCGGCGGCGGCAGGCAGCCGAGCGACCGCAACCGCTCCCGAAAATCCGCCGACAGCCGCGGGCGGGGCAGGCACAGATCGGCCAGCACGGAACCGGCCTCCACCGAAGCGAGTTGATCGGCGTCACCGACCAGCAACAACCGCGCCGTCTCTGGCAGCTGCGCCAGCAGGCGATCCAGCAGGGCGATGTCGAGCATGGAGGCCTCGTCCAGCACCATTATGTCCACCGGCAAGCCGCGGTGCGGCGGCGGGGCGCCCGGATGCGTCGTCCCCAACAGGCGATGCAGGGTCGCCGCCCGGGCGGGGACCGCGGCGAGCGCCGCCGCGGCCGCCGGCAACTCCCGAAGGCGCCCGACCACGACTTCGCGCAGCCGCACCGCCGCCTTGCCGGTCGGGGCCGCCAGGGCAATGCGCGACGGCACCGCGGGTTGTTCCAGCAACAGGGCCAGTATGCGCGCGACCGTGGTGGTTTTGCCGGTCCCCGGGCCGCCGGAAACGATGCACAGGCGGCGCAGCACGGCCATGGCGGCGGCCACCCGTTGCCAGTCCGTCGCAGCGGCGGCGGACGCGGGGAAGAGGCGCCGCAACCCGGCACGCAGAAGGGCGGTGTCCACGCCTTGCGGGCGGGCAGCGGCGAGCCGCCGCAGCCGTGCCGCCACGCGCCGCTCGTATTCCCAGTAGCGGTGCAGATACAGGCGCCCGGCCTGGTCCAGCACCAGGGGACGGTATTCCCCCGGGGCGCCGACAGCGGCACCGGCGGCGCGCAGCTGCCGCAGCCACGGCGACAACTCCGGCGCGGTCACGGCCTCCGCGCCGGCGGCGGCGAATACGCGACTGCCGGCGAGGCGCCGCAGGTCGGCGCACACATGTCCCTCGCGCTGCATCCGGCTGACCAGGCAAGCGGCCAGCGCCAGCGCCGATCGTTCCGCGCCGCCGGCCAGCCGTACCATCAGGCGGGCAAAGTGCAGGTCCAGGTCTTCCAGGGCGCCGCCCTGGCAAAGCCGCTCCAGGCGCTCAAGCACGACCCGGCTCCAGGTGGCGGTCCAGGGCCTCGATCAGCGCCGGTGCGGGAAGGGTGTGGAAGACTCCGCAAGACGCGCCCCGCTCGGGCGCCATGCCGCGCAGAAACAGGTAAAAGGCGCCGCCCATGTGCCGTTCGTAGTCGTAGCCGGGCAGGCGCAGACGCAGGTATCGGTGCAGGGCGAGGGTATAGACCAGATATTGCAGAAAATAAGACTCCCGCGCCATGACCGCCGCCAGCCGTTCCGGCGCATAAGCGTCCGGCGACGGCCCCAGCCAGTTGGATTTATAGTCCGCCAGGTAATAGCGCCCGTCCGCCTCGAAAACCAGATCGATATACCCCTTCATGTAGCCGCGCACCCGTTCGAAGCGCAGCCTGCCGAGCGCCTCGCGCATCGCTGGCGCATCGCCCATGCCGTGCGCCAGCAACAATTCCCGCAGCCCGTCCGCGGCGAGTTCCGGCAAGGGGTAGTAGAACTCCAGTTCATCGAGCCGCCGCTGCCGGGGGATGCCGCGCAGGCGTAGCCCCGGCGCCAGGGGCGTGGCCAACACCCGCTTCACGGCGGCGCCGACCACGGGCGCCCAGCGGGCGGCGTAGCCGTACTCTGCCAGCGCCGCGGCCACGGTGTCCGCCAGAACTTGCGCCGGCCGATAATCGAAGTCCAGACGCTCGAACACGGCATGCAGGCAGCGCCCGGCGCGGGCGCCGCGCGGGAAGGCATGGATGTCCTCCGGCGCGGCTTTTTCCGCGCTCGGGGGCCCGGCGCCGTCCGCCGCCTGGCCGAAGGCGGCGTCGTAATCTGGCAGCTCGGCGTTGCCGCGCCAGGCCAGCGCGGAGAAACTGGTGACCTCCCTGGGGGGGAAGATACGGCCGCGGAACTCCCTGGCGGCCAGGGGCGGCATTCCGGCCGCCGCCGGCACGGCCTGCCGGGGAGCATGCGCGGCAGGCAGTGGCGCCACCCGCAGACTGCCCGCCGCCCGCCCGGCCAGGCGCCGCAAACCGTCCTCAATGTCGCGCGGCGTCATTCGCTCAAGACGCTGTAGCGCTCCGTTTTGGAAGGCGGCCGCGCTCGTGCCGGGGGCCGGCGGCCACAGCAACCAGGTCAGCGGCGCGGCGGCGGCGGCGCGCGCCGCGCCCCAGACCAGGTAGCAGCAGTACTGCGCCCGGGTCAGGGCGACGTACAGGAGCCGCAATCCCTCGGCAAGAGACTCCTCTTGCAGCCGCCCCGGGGGCGCGTCGCCGGGCTCCAGGTACAGCGTGCCGCGGTAGTCCGGCCCGCCCTCATGGCAATACGCCGGCTCCGCGCCGCCCTCGCGCGGACGCGGCGCACTCTGCCAGGAGAAGGGACAAAACACGACCGGGTACTCAAGGCCCTTGCTGCCGTGCACGGTAGCGACCCGCACCAGGGTTTCGTCGCTCTCCAGACGCAGCCGCTCTTCGTCCCGCCGGTCTTCGGACGGCCTCTCCCGACGCGCGGCCAGATATTGCACCGCCTGCGACATGGGCAGGCGCCGCCGCGCCGTCTCCGCATGCAGCAACTCGGCCAAGTGCAGCAGATCGGTGAGCCGCCGCTCGCCGTCCTCCGCCTGCAAAAGGCGGCGCGGGACGCCGGCCTCGCGCAGCAACTGCCGGAACATGGGCATGAAGCCCCGCTGCCGCCACTGCGCATGCCAATGGTAAAAGCGTCCCCGCCGCTCGTCGGCTGCGTCCGACTCCAGGGGAAATGCGCGGCCTCCCAGCAGGCGGGTGGCCAGCGCGGAGCGGACCCGCTGCTCCCGTTCCGGCCGCGCCACCGCCTCCAGGACCTGCTGCAATTCTTCCGCCGTATCGGTATGCAAGACGCTCTCCTGGCTGTAGAGCACGCTAAACACGCCCTGCTCGCGCAACGCCCGCTGCACCAGGCGCGCCTGCCGATGGCTGCGCACCAGCACGGCCAGGTCCCGTCCCTGCAAGGGGCGCCCTTCCAGCAGCGCCTCGCCCTCCCGGCCCAGAGCCAGCAGCCGCGCGATCTCGGCGGCGCAGGCCCGTGCCGCCAACTCTCCGGCCGCCGCCGCGTTACGCGCCCTGCCGTCCTCCCCGCCGGCGAACCACCACAGCGTACAGGGCGCGGCCGACCGCCCCTGCAGGCGCAATTCCCCGCCCGGACCTCCGGCGCCGGGACGCAACTCGCGAAACGCGATCTGTTCCAGGACGAAAGGACGCTCGCAGCCGGAAAACAGGGCATTGACGGCGCGGATCAAACCGGGGACGGAGCGCCGGTTCTCCTCCAGGGTGTAGCCGCGGTCCGCATCCTGGCGGGCGCGCAGATAGGCGAAAACATCCGCGCCCCGAAAGCCGTAGATCGCCTGCTTGGGGTCGCCCACCAGAAATACCGGATGGGATTTCCGGCCCCGGTAGATGCGCCGCAGGATCTCGTATTGCAGAGGATCGGTGTCCTGGAATTCGTCAATCAGGGCGGCCGTGTAGCGTTCGCCCAGGGTCCGTGCCAGGCCCTCGCCCCGGGCGCCCGACAATGCCTGCCAAAGCCGCAGCAACAGGTCGTCGTAGGACATCGCCCCGCGCCGCCGCATCCGGGCGCCCAGATCGGCGCGCGCCTCCTCCGCCAGACGCAGGCGCAGACGCCGCAGGCGCTGCCGGTAGAGTTCCTGCAACGCCCCCAGGGCCGCATGCAGTTCGCCGCAACGCTCGAAAAAGCCATCCCGGGGCGGCTCGCGCCCTTTCCGCGTCCCGGCCGCCAGCCCGGCGGGGGTCAACCGGAACAGCCGCGAGAAATCGGCCAGCGCCACCGGCGAGGGGTGTTGCCGATCGAGGATCCGATCCAGGTATTCCAGCCATTGCCCGGGCGCCCGGTAAAGCTTGCGATTCAAGACGCCCTCCGCATCCAGCAAACGCAGCACCCGCTTTCGGCGCCGGTCCCCGTCGCCTCCCAGCTCCCGGCGCAGGGCGCGCCAGGCGGCCGTAAAGCGCCGCTCCGCCGCGCCGACGCGCCCCGGCGCTTCCGGCGCGGGCTCTCCTCCGGCCAGCCGCGCCCGCGGCCTGGCAAGCACCGCCGCCAGCCATCGTTGCAACCCTGCCGGCCCGAAATCGTAGCGTTGCGCCAGCAGATACTCGGCAAACCAGGGATGCGCCGGGCAGACTTCCCGCCGCCAGAAGTCCTCCACGAGTTCCCGCAAATAGGGGGCGGGTTCTTGCAACTCCACCGCAAAAGCTTCCCCGCAGGCGAAAGCATGTTCCTCCAGGACCCGGTTGCAAAAACCGTGGATGGTGAAGATCGCCGCCTCGTCGAAGGCATAAACGGCCCGCGCCAGGAGGCGGGCGGCCCGCGCACGGTCGGCAATGCGCCGGCGCAGGAGTGCCAGGTCCGCCAGTTCTTCCCGCTCCGGGCCGCCATCCTCCGCGCCGGCAAAGACGGCCTGCGCCTGCGTCAGCAGGGCGTGAATCCGCGCGCGCAACTCCGCCGTGGCGGCGTTGGTGAAAGTCAACACCAACAGCTGCTCCACCGCGCATTCCCGCTCCAGGACCAGCCGCAGATACAGGCGACCGATCGCATGGGTCTTGCCCGTGCCGGCGCTGGCCTCTACCAAGTTGAGCCCTTGCAGCGGGATCTCGTGCCAGCGCAGGGGGTCGGGCATCGTCAATCCTCCCGGCAATGCTCCAACAAGGGAGCGTACAACTGCCGGGACAGCCGTTCGAATTCCCGGTCCAGAGGGCTGGGCAGATCGCGGAAGGCCACGCGGCAATAGAAATCCTCTGCCTCGCCCGGGACATGCTCGCTGCCCTGCCAGGCCGTGCCCGCCTGCCGCCATGCGTCCTTGCCGTCCCGCTCCGCCTCGGCAAAGGCGCGCGAACTCTTCGGAAACAAGTGCAACGGCCGGCAGCGCCCCAGCCGGTACATTTGCAGCAATTCCCGCAACCGTCGCGCCGCATCCGCAACGCCCAGCAAGCGGCATTGCCGCAGCCTCCCTTCCTGCCACCAGAACAGGCGGCTGACGGTGTCCGCCCCCTCCAGGCGGCAACGCAACAAGTGCCGCAGCCACAACGCCGGCCACTCGCCTTGCCAGGGGGGGCGCGGCGCCAGGAACAGCAGGCCGTCGGCGCCGGCCAGCGCCGGCGCGCCCCGCGGCTGCACGCCGCCATCCGGCGCCAGAACCAGGGGGCCGGGAGCAGGCGGCGGCAGCAACTCCCCGGCCGCCGCCGTAACGGCGCGGCGAAAGAGCGTCAGCGCATCTTCCTCCTGACGCAACAAGCACTCGCCCACACCGCCATGGGGCACCCGGCCGGTGGCGAGGACCTCGGCGCGCGCCGCCGCCAGCGGCTTGCCCGCAAGAGCCAGGCGGAACAGCTCTTCGCGCAGGCGATAGCGTTCCAGCTTCGTCAGCGCGAAAGGCTCGCTCTCCCCCAACAACGCCACGGCGCGGGGCGGACGGATCCCCAGGCGGCGCAACAGGTGACGCACGGGGTGGCGCAGGAAACGCCGCAGTTCCTCCACCTCCAATTCCCCGCCGCCGGACGCATCGTCCTCGGGAACCTCGAAGACCAGGGGACACGGCGCGGCGGCGCGGCCCTGTAGAACGCGGCTCGTATCGCAGTGCTCCCGCGAATAACTGAACAGCCGGCGCCCGCCGTCGTTCGAGGCCGCGGCGTCCGGGGAAGAGGCGAAGTAACGGCCGCTAAACGCCTGCAGGGGGTGCCGCAACGTCCAGCGATCCGCCGCGTCCCGCCCCCCGGCAGCCGCGCCTGCTCCCAGATATTCCAGCAATTCGCCGATCAATATGGAGGGCGGCAAGGCGGAGTTGTCCCGAATATCCTGCCCCACATAACTGAGATACAGGCAGCGGCGGCAGGAAAGCAGCGCCTCCAGGAACAAATAGCGGTCGTCGCCGCGGGGGGAACGGTCGCCGCGGCGCGGCCGGCGGCGCATGAGATCGAAATCCGGCGGCCGGCCGCGACGCGGGTAACTGTCGAAATCCATGCCTACAAGGCAGAGCACGGCAAAGGGGATGCCGCGCATTGGCGCCATGCGACAAAAGGTAATGCCGCCACCCAGGAAACGGCCCGCCGAAGCCTCCCGCTCCAGGCGTTCGCGGAAAAAGGCGCGCAATTCCGCCAGGGACAGTTTCCCGGCAAAGCCCGCCTGCGTACCGCGCTCCCGCAATTCCCCGCAGAAACCGCGCAGCAGACGCAGTTCCTGGCGCTCCTCGCCATCTTCAGCGAAAAAATCGCCCAACAGCTCGGTCAGCGACTCGGCCCAGGCGGCCAGCGACCGGGACGGGACCAACGCCTGACGCCACCGCACCAGGCGGCGCACCAGGGTGCAGAGCCGCCCCAGGCTGCCCGCCTCGCCGCCTTCGAGCCCCGGCAGAGGCACGATTCCGCCGCCGGCGGAAAAGATGCCGTCCGGCTCCATCGCGTACCCCAACAACAGCCTGTCCAACCCGACGCGCCAGGTATTGCCCTCTTCGGGGGGCAGCTCCAGCCGGCGCCGGTCGTCCCCGTCCCACCCCCAGCGCACGCCAGCCTCCTCCAGCCAGCCGCGCAACAGGGGCAGGTCTTCCGCCTCGATCCCGAAACGTTCCCGCACGGCAGCCGCCTCCAACAAACCCAACACTTGTTCGGCGGCCAAACGGCCTTCGGGCAAATCCAGCAACAGGAGAAAGGTCTCCGCCGCTTCGCCGCCGGCGGCGCGCAACCGGCGGTCGGCAATGGCATACGGCAAGCGCCGCTCGGCCGCCGTGCCGAACACGGCCTCCACGTAGGGCGCGTAAACCTCAATGTCCGGCGCCATCACGGCAATGTCCGAGGGAGAAAGATCGGGGTGCCGCTCCAACAGGTCCAGCAACCGGTCGTAAAGCACCTCCATTTCGCGCATCCGGCTGTGGCAGGCGTGGATTTGCACGGAATCGTCGGCCTCCCGCCGCCCTTCCCCTTGGCGCAAATCCAGCAGGTCGCGCTGCAACCGGGGCAAGGCGCCGGCGCCGGACGGCACTTCGAAACACGCCTCGTCCGTCATCTCCTGCTCCCACACCAAGTCCAGGAAATCTCGCCCCTGGCGCCCCAGGGAGGCCAGCAGGGAATTGCCCGTCTCCAGGTACAGCGCCTCCCCCGCCGCCTCCTGGCGCGCGCCCCGCTTGCGCGACTCGATGTCTCCCCAGTATTGGCGGCAGGGATTCAACAGGAACAGGCGCACCGGCAGGTGCCGGGACAAAGCGGCAACCAAATCCAGATAACCGGGAGACAGGGCGGCGATACCGAACAGGCTGAAGCGCGGCGGCAACCGTTGCGGCGGGATTTCTCCCCGCTCCAGGGCGGCGCGGAAGCGGTCGCGCACTTGCAGCCAGTGGTCGCCGCCGCTGGCCGCCAGGCGCCGCCACAGCCATGCCTGCCAGCGCTCTTCCGCGCCTGTCTCCCCGCCCTCCTCCCAGCGCCTGAGCCAGTCCGGCCGGAACAGCAGGTACTGGTCGAAGCAGCGGGCGATACGCTGCGCCAGCAGGTAGCGGGCCCCGCCTTCGTCCGCCGTCTCCAGGTAGCGATGCAAGGGCGCCACGACCGGGGCCTTGGGCAGGCGCCCCAACTCGTCCACGATGCGCCATACCAGGACCTCGGGACGGAAGGGAGAGGACTCCGGCAGGCGCGGCAAAGCGCCGCGAAAGACTTCCCAAATAAAGCGCCCCGGCAGGAAAAACTCAATATTGGCGCACACCCCCAGGCGCTCGGCCAAGCGCAGGGACAACCAGCGCGCCATGCCCGGGTTCTCCACCACCACGACCTCCGGCTGCAAAGGCAAGGGCAACGGCGCCGACACCGCCTCCGCCAGCCGGTCGGCCAGCAACTCCAGCCGGTTGCCGTGACAGACCTTCAGCACCGCGGGCGCCGTCCGCCGCCCGGGGCGCCATGGAAAATCCGCGGGGAGGCGCCGTTCACGAGGCGCCCGTCCGCGCCCCGGACCCGGGCGCCCCGGTTATCCGTGCCGTGACGCGCAGGTCGGCGCCGATACGTCGCAGGTCGGTGATCTCCACAGACGCCGCCTGCTCCAGGCGCGCCAGACCCGGCAGTCGGAACAGCGGCTGCGCCTCGTGCCCAAGCAGGCGGGGCGCAAGGTACAGCAGGAGCTCGTCCACCAGCCCGGCCTGCAGCAGGGCGCCGCTTAAGCGGCCCCCCGCCTCCACCAGCAATTCGTTCACCTGCTCGCGCACGGCCAAGTGGCGCAGGGCGGCGGCCAGGAAGGCATCCCCTTCCCCTTCCAGGGAGACTATATCCAGCCGGGAAGAAGGGCGCAGAGCGGCCTCCGGCGGCCGCGGATGCCGGCTCAGGACCAAGGTGCGCCCCTCCAGGGAGAGCATCCGGGCATCCGCGGGCATTCGCAGCCGGCGGTCCATCACGACGCGCAAGGGCTGGCGGCCAGGGCGCCGCAGCTCCGGGTCGCGCACATCGAGCCGGGGGTCGTCTGCCAGCACCGTGCCGACACCAGTGAGGATTGCCGAACTGCGGGCGCGCAGGCGCTGCGCGTCCGCCCGCGCCTGCGGCGAGCTGATCCAGCGGCTCTCGCCGTCGGCCATGGCCGTGCGTCCGTCCAGACTGGCTGCCAACTTGCAGCGCACCCACGGCCGCCGTTGCCGCTGGCGCTGCAGATAACCGGCATTGACGCGCTCCGCCTGCCGCTCCAGAAGGCCCGCCGCCACGACAATGCCCGCCTCGCGCAGGGCGGCCAGCCCGCGCCCGCGCACGCGGGGGTCGGGGTCCCGCACGGCGACGACCACGCGCCCCACGCCGGCCTCGATCAAGGCCTGGGCACAGGGCGGCGTGCGACCCTGATGCGCACAGGGTTCCAGGGTCACATAGCAGGCGGCGCCGCGGGCCCGCACCCCCGCCTGCTCCAGGGCGCGGGCCTCGGCGTGGGGGCCGCCCGCGTTCTCGTGCCAACCCTCTCCCACCACCGCCTCGTCCTGCGTCAGGACGCAGCCGACGCGCGGATTGGGGTGCGCGCCGTACAGTCCCCGCCAGGCCAACTGCAGGGCACGGGACATCCAGCGGTAATCGGCGCCGCTCCAGGCGGTCGCCGCGGTCAATCGTCTTCCCCGCCGCCGCCTCCGGGCAACAGGGGAAGTTGCCGTCGCCGTATCTCCGAGCTTAGGTCGTTCCTTAACTGATCGATCTGACGGAGAAAGGCATCCATGTCGCCAAAGGCGTGATACACGGAGGCGTAACGGATGTAAGCCACCTCATCCAGGCGCCGCAGTTGGCGCATGACGAGGCTGCCGAGCTGCCGGGATTCGAATTCTCCGCCCGATGCCTGCCGCAGCAAAGACTCCTCAATGTCGGCAAGCGCCCGCTCCCGCGAACGGGTCGGCACGGCCCGCTTGCTCAGGGCAATATCTACGCTGTGGCGCAATTTGCCGACATCGTAAGGCTCGCGCCGGCCGTCGGACTTGACGATCCGCGGGAATTCCCGCACCACCCGCTCGCTGGTCTTGAAGCGCTTGCGGCAACGGGGACACTGGCGGCGGCGCAATCGGCCCTCCCCGTCCGGTCTGCTGTCCGCTGTACGGCTATCCGGATAAGAGCAAAACGGACAGCGCATGGCTCGCCGAAGCGGGGCAGGCAGCGCACTCAGGCGGCATACACCGGGTAGCGGCGGCAGAGCTCCCGCACATCGTCGCGGATGCGCCCGATCAAGGCGTCGTCTCCCAGATTCTCTATGATGTCGCAGATCCAGCCCGCAACCCGCTGGGATTCCTGTTCGCGAAAACCGCGGGTCGTGATCGCGGGAGTGCCGATGCGGATGCCGCTGGTCACGAAGGGCGATTGCGGGTCGCGCGGCACGGCGTTTTTATTGACGGTGATATGTGCCTGGCCCAGGGCGGCGTCCACCTCCTTGCCGGTCAGGCCCTTGTCAATCAGGCTAACCAGGAACAGATGGTTGTCCGTGCCGCCAGAGACGACCTGAATCCCCCGCTCCATGAAGACAGCGGCCATGGCGCGGGCATTGTCCAGCACTTGCTGCTGGTATTCGCGGAAGGCCGGCTGCATCGCCTCCCGCAAGGCCACTGCCTTGGCGGCGATCACGTGCATCAACGGACCGCCCTGGTATCCCGGAAAGACCATAGAGGAGATCTTCTTCTCTACTTCCGGCGCGCCCCTGGCCAGGATCAGGCCGGAACGCGGACCGCGCAGGGTCTTGTGCGTCGTCGTGGTCGTCACATCGGCAATCCGCACCGGGCTGGGATACAGCCCCACCGCCACCAGCCCCGCGACGTGGGCGATATCGGCTAACATGAACGCGCCCACCTTGTCGGCGATGTCGCGGAAACGCTGCCAATCCAACACCCGCGAATAGGCAGAGAAACCGGTTATGAGCATCTTCGGGCGGTGCTCCAGAGCCAACCGCTCCACCTCGTCGTAATCAATCTCGCCGCTCTCGGGGTTCACGCCGTAGAGCACGGAACGATAGATCTTGCCGGAGCAATTCACCTTGGCGCCATGCGTCAGGTGCCCGCCGTCCGCCAGGCTCATGCCCATGATCGTGTCGCCTGGCTGCAACAGCGCCAGATAGACGGCCCCGTTCGCCTGCGAACCGGAATGCGGCTGCACATTCGCGTAGTCAGCCCCGAACAACTCCTGGGCCCGCTCGATCGCCAGACTCTCGACCACGTCCACATACTCGCAACCGCCGTAGTAGCGTTTGCCCGGATACCCCTCGGCGTACTTGTTGGTCAGCACCGAGCCCTGCGCCTCCAGCACCCGGGGGCTGGCGTTATTCTCGGAGGCAATTAATTCGATATGCTCTTCCTGGCGGCGGC
The sequence above is a segment of the Gammaproteobacteria bacterium genome. Coding sequences within it:
- the recD gene encoding exodeoxyribonuclease V subunit alpha is translated as MLERLERLCQGGALEDLDLHFARLMVRLAGGAERSALALAACLVSRMQREGHVCADLRRLAGSRVFAAAGAEAVTAPELSPWLRQLRAAGAAVGAPGEYRPLVLDQAGRLYLHRYWEYERRVAARLRRLAAARPQGVDTALLRAGLRRLFPASAAAATDWQRVAAAMAVLRRLCIVSGGPGTGKTTTVARILALLLEQPAVPSRIALAAPTGKAAVRLREVVVGRLRELPAAAAALAAVPARAATLHRLLGTTHPGAPPPHRGLPVDIMVLDEASMLDIALLDRLLAQLPETARLLLVGDADQLASVEAGSVLADLCLPRPRLSADFRERLRSLGCLPPPADQGAARGTDQDAAGAPLPDCAVRLERNFRFSEGSGLARLARAIRDGDPDAVLACLEDSSAPGLAWWAPSGAAELERRLAIALREGYADYWRCLRAGADAGEMLSLLAQFRVLAPRREGRFGARRLNERARELFTPPASARRQPWYPGRAVTIGRNDHSLELYNGDTGIALPPPVAAAGHVPPGPQGEALPVAFAAPSGGLRWFSAARLPPHEDAFAATVHKSQGSEFRRVLLLLPPRDHPLLSRELLYTAVTRAREQVTLWGAPEAIRAAVRRRARRDSGLAQRLRAPED
- the recB gene encoding exodeoxyribonuclease V subunit beta, with the protein product MPDPLRWHEIPLQGLNLVEASAGTGKTHAIGRLYLRLVLERECAVEQLLVLTFTNAATAELRARIHALLTQAQAVFAGAEDGGPEREELADLALLRRRIADRARAARLLARAVYAFDEAAIFTIHGFCNRVLEEHAFACGEAFAVELQEPAPYLRELVEDFWRREVCPAHPWFAEYLLAQRYDFGPAGLQRWLAAVLARPRARLAGGEPAPEAPGRVGAAERRFTAAWRALRRELGGDGDRRRKRVLRLLDAEGVLNRKLYRAPGQWLEYLDRILDRQHPSPVALADFSRLFRLTPAGLAAGTRKGREPPRDGFFERCGELHAALGALQELYRQRLRRLRLRLAEEARADLGARMRRRGAMSYDDLLLRLWQALSGARGEGLARTLGERYTAALIDEFQDTDPLQYEILRRIYRGRKSHPVFLVGDPKQAIYGFRGADVFAYLRARQDADRGYTLEENRRSVPGLIRAVNALFSGCERPFVLEQIAFRELRPGAGGPGGELRLQGRSAAPCTLWWFAGGEDGRARNAAAAGELAARACAAEIARLLALGREGEALLEGRPLQGRDLAVLVRSHRQARLVQRALREQGVFSVLYSQESVLHTDTAEELQQVLEAVARPEREQRVRSALATRLLGGRAFPLESDAADERRGRFYHWHAQWRQRGFMPMFRQLLREAGVPRRLLQAEDGERRLTDLLHLAELLHAETARRRLPMSQAVQYLAARRERPSEDRRDEERLRLESDETLVRVATVHGSKGLEYPVVFCPFSWQSAPRPREGGAEPAYCHEGGPDYRGTLYLEPGDAPPGRLQEESLAEGLRLLYVALTRAQYCCYLVWGAARAAAAAPLTWLLWPPAPGTSAAAFQNGALQRLERMTPRDIEDGLRRLAGRAAGSLRVAPLPAAHAPRQAVPAAAGMPPLAAREFRGRIFPPREVTSFSALAWRGNAELPDYDAAFGQAADGAGPPSAEKAAPEDIHAFPRGARAGRCLHAVFERLDFDYRPAQVLADTVAAALAEYGYAARWAPVVGAAVKRVLATPLAPGLRLRGIPRQRRLDELEFYYPLPELAADGLRELLLAHGMGDAPAMREALGRLRFERVRGYMKGYIDLVFEADGRYYLADYKSNWLGPSPDAYAPERLAAVMARESYFLQYLVYTLALHRYLRLRLPGYDYERHMGGAFYLFLRGMAPERGASCGVFHTLPAPALIEALDRHLEPGRA
- the recC gene encoding exodeoxyribonuclease V subunit gamma, which translates into the protein MLKVCHGNRLELLADRLAEAVSAPLPLPLQPEVVVVENPGMARWLSLRLAERLGVCANIEFFLPGRFIWEVFRGALPRLPESSPFRPEVLVWRIVDELGRLPKAPVVAPLHRYLETADEGGARYLLAQRIARCFDQYLLFRPDWLRRWEEGGETGAEERWQAWLWRRLAASGGDHWLQVRDRFRAALERGEIPPQRLPPRFSLFGIAALSPGYLDLVAALSRHLPVRLFLLNPCRQYWGDIESRKRGARQEAAGEALYLETGNSLLASLGRQGRDFLDLVWEQEMTDEACFEVPSGAGALPRLQRDLLDLRQGEGRREADDSVQIHACHSRMREMEVLYDRLLDLLERHPDLSPSDIAVMAPDIEVYAPYVEAVFGTAAERRLPYAIADRRLRAAGGEAAETFLLLLDLPEGRLAAEQVLGLLEAAAVRERFGIEAEDLPLLRGWLEEAGVRWGWDGDDRRRLELPPEEGNTWRVGLDRLLLGYAMEPDGIFSAGGGIVPLPGLEGGEAGSLGRLCTLVRRLVRWRQALVPSRSLAAWAESLTELLGDFFAEDGEERQELRLLRGFCGELRERGTQAGFAGKLSLAELRAFFRERLEREASAGRFLGGGITFCRMAPMRGIPFAVLCLVGMDFDSYPRRGRPPDFDLMRRRPRRGDRSPRGDDRYLFLEALLSCRRCLYLSYVGQDIRDNSALPPSILIGELLEYLGAGAAAGGRDAADRWTLRHPLQAFSGRYFASSPDAAASNDGGRRLFSYSREHCDTSRVLQGRAAAPCPLVFEVPEDDASGGGELEVEELRRFLRHPVRHLLRRLGIRPPRAVALLGESEPFALTKLERYRLREELFRLALAGKPLAAARAEVLATGRVPHGGVGECLLRQEEDALTLFRRAVTAAAGELLPPPAPGPLVLAPDGGVQPRGAPALAGADGLLFLAPRPPWQGEWPALWLRHLLRCRLEGADTVSRLFWWQEGRLRQCRLLGVADAARRLRELLQMYRLGRCRPLHLFPKSSRAFAEAERDGKDAWRQAGTAWQGSEHVPGEAEDFYCRVAFRDLPSPLDREFERLSRQLYAPLLEHCRED
- the ribD gene encoding bifunctional diaminohydroxyphosphoribosylaminopyrimidine deaminase/5-amino-6-(5-phosphoribosylamino)uracil reductase RibD; this translates as MSRALQLAWRGLYGAHPNPRVGCVLTQDEAVVGEGWHENAGGPHAEARALEQAGVRARGAACYVTLEPCAHQGRTPPCAQALIEAGVGRVVVAVRDPDPRVRGRGLAALREAGIVVAAGLLERQAERVNAGYLQRQRQRRPWVRCKLAASLDGRTAMADGESRWISSPQARADAQRLRARSSAILTGVGTVLADDPRLDVRDPELRRPGRQPLRVVMDRRLRMPADARMLSLEGRTLVLSRHPRPPEAALRPSSRLDIVSLEGEGDAFLAAALRHLAVREQVNELLVEAGGRLSGALLQAGLVDELLLYLAPRLLGHEAQPLFRLPGLARLEQAASVEITDLRRIGADLRVTARITGAPGSGARTGAS
- the nrdR gene encoding transcriptional regulator NrdR: MRCPFCSYPDSRTADSRPDGEGRLRRRQCPRCRKRFKTSERVVREFPRIVKSDGRREPYDVGKLRHSVDIALSKRAVPTRSRERALADIEESLLRQASGGEFESRQLGSLVMRQLRRLDEVAYIRYASVYHAFGDMDAFLRQIDQLRNDLSSEIRRRQLPLLPGGGGGEDD
- a CDS encoding serine hydroxymethyltransferase — protein: MFDTKMRIEGFDAELWEAMEGERRRQEEHIELIASENNASPRVLEAQGSVLTNKYAEGYPGKRYYGGCEYVDVVESLAIERAQELFGADYANVQPHSGSQANGAVYLALLQPGDTIMGMSLADGGHLTHGAKVNCSGKIYRSVLYGVNPESGEIDYDEVERLALEHRPKMLITGFSAYSRVLDWQRFRDIADKVGAFMLADIAHVAGLVAVGLYPSPVRIADVTTTTTHKTLRGPRSGLILARGAPEVEKKISSMVFPGYQGGPLMHVIAAKAVALREAMQPAFREYQQQVLDNARAMAAVFMERGIQVVSGGTDNHLFLVSLIDKGLTGKEVDAALGQAHITVNKNAVPRDPQSPFVTSGIRIGTPAITTRGFREQESQRVAGWICDIIENLGDDALIGRIRDDVRELCRRYPVYAA